One genomic segment of [Phormidium] sp. ETS-05 includes these proteins:
- a CDS encoding Uma2 family endonuclease: MTQSVEKIVLPPPFPDHTQLPDEDGSFVKNFQDHPQSIILTDSLTPILAQLHPDGQYAIGQDCGIYWRETDPPQAGAEAPDWFYVANVPPQLDGQMRRSYVLWREFISPLIALEFASGTGQEERDRTPLSRANLEPGKKPGKFWVYEQIIHISYYGIYVIGTGTLEMYHLMNGSYRQMTPNERGHYAIEPLGVELGLWQGSYQNQTQLWLRWWDQHGNLLLTGWEQTELERTRTEQAEERAKNAEQARRDAVGRLLNLGLNAEQIAAALGLTLEEVQQETPE, from the coding sequence ATGACCCAAAGTGTAGAAAAGATTGTGTTACCTCCGCCGTTTCCAGACCATACGCAACTACCCGATGAGGATGGCAGTTTTGTGAAAAATTTTCAGGATCATCCCCAAAGCATTATTCTGACTGATTCCCTCACCCCGATTTTAGCCCAACTACATCCAGACGGACAATATGCCATTGGTCAAGACTGCGGTATTTATTGGCGAGAAACCGACCCACCACAAGCGGGAGCGGAAGCACCAGATTGGTTCTATGTGGCTAATGTTCCACCTCAGCTAGATGGCCAGATGCGTCGTTCTTATGTGCTGTGGCGGGAGTTCATCTCTCCTTTAATTGCCTTGGAGTTTGCCAGTGGAACTGGCCAAGAAGAAAGAGACCGAACCCCCTTATCGCGAGCCAATCTGGAACCGGGCAAGAAACCGGGAAAGTTTTGGGTGTACGAGCAAATTATACATATTTCTTATTACGGCATTTATGTCATCGGCACCGGCACCCTGGAAATGTACCACCTGATGAACGGGTCTTATCGCCAGATGACACCAAATGAGCGGGGACACTATGCGATCGAGCCTTTGGGAGTCGAGTTAGGCTTGTGGCAAGGAAGCTATCAAAATCAAACTCAACTCTGGTTGCGATGGTGGGATCAACACGGAAATTTGTTGCTCACCGGCTGGGAACAAACCGAGCTGGAGCGCACCCGCACTGAACAGGCGGAGGAACGAGCTAAGAATGCGGAACAAGCGCGACGAGATGCGGTTGGGCGATTGTTGAATCTGGGACTAAACGCCGAACAAATAGCAGCCGCATTGGGGTTAACTCTGGAAGAAGTCCAGCAGGAAACTCCAGAATAA
- a CDS encoding secondary thiamine-phosphate synthase enzyme YjbQ: MTHYQQLLQVKTNGKSLCKITSQIQGIVAAAGVKTGLCSLFLRHTSASLLIQENADPDVLRDLENFLADLVPENRRYFHSTEGPDDMPAHIRTALTHTSEQIPIRDGRLVLGIWQGIYLWEHRQHGSTRDLVVHISGD, translated from the coding sequence ATGACTCACTACCAACAATTGCTGCAAGTTAAAACTAACGGTAAATCTCTTTGTAAAATTACTTCCCAAATCCAAGGGATAGTAGCTGCCGCAGGGGTGAAGACTGGTTTATGTTCCCTATTTCTGCGCCATACCTCGGCAAGTTTGCTGATTCAAGAAAACGCCGACCCTGATGTACTGCGGGATTTGGAAAATTTCTTGGCGGACTTGGTGCCGGAAAACCGGCGCTACTTCCACAGCACCGAGGGGCCGGACGATATGCCAGCGCATATTCGCACGGCCCTAACTCACACTTCCGAGCAGATCCCGATCCGGGATGGGCGCCTTGTCCTGGGAATTTGGCAGGGAATTTACCTATGGGAACACCGCCAGCACGGTTCTACCAGGGATTTGGTGGTGCATATTTCTGGTGACTAG